One segment of Natronosalvus halobius DNA contains the following:
- a CDS encoding extracellular solute-binding protein, with product MSGNRPRNAPRSRVSRRTFVAAAGASGAVGLAGCIYGGGGEDSEGSVSFGFDPSAANEVGDDIEDLYHENGLSEDIEIEFRPGADNSDERRDNYQTALDTGEAEPDLMLMDNGWVNVFIQQGLIANLNEELEDEDVQRVNDEYFEGFTATARDPESEDLYGVPLFPDFPVMIYRKDYAREAGYEDGDFETWATEPITWEEWSNLAEEVVDASDAEFGLSTQWDVYEGTSCCTFNEVLSSWGGAYFGGRDNLFGPVGERPVTVDEPEFVDSLRMMRTFVDEEYDDALEGYASGVAPSDITSWTEDESLPEFENGNAAFHRNWPYAIRAGAEEHGVDNVGTMPIPYAVTEDEANQSGTGGTTSALGGWHIVLNPNSNNLEQAREVLRVSMEDDLLLGILDIWGWLPPKPELFESEEAESIEPMGAYMNTLRLAGENTMPRPVTEVWGTESTRIAEEANSAVSGSKDPEDAATDLQTALEDIESG from the coding sequence ATGTCTGGAAATCGGCCCCGAAACGCGCCACGCTCGCGGGTCTCCCGTCGGACGTTCGTCGCCGCAGCGGGTGCCTCCGGTGCGGTGGGACTCGCCGGATGCATCTACGGCGGCGGTGGTGAGGACTCCGAGGGATCGGTCTCGTTCGGCTTCGATCCGAGCGCCGCGAACGAAGTGGGCGACGACATCGAGGACCTGTACCACGAGAACGGGCTGAGCGAGGACATCGAGATCGAGTTCCGCCCCGGGGCGGACAACAGCGACGAACGCCGGGACAACTACCAGACGGCCCTCGACACCGGCGAGGCCGAACCCGACCTGATGCTGATGGACAACGGCTGGGTCAACGTCTTCATCCAGCAGGGGCTCATCGCGAACCTGAACGAGGAACTCGAAGATGAGGACGTCCAGCGGGTCAACGACGAGTACTTCGAGGGGTTCACCGCGACGGCTCGAGACCCCGAATCCGAGGACCTCTACGGCGTACCGCTCTTTCCGGACTTCCCGGTGATGATCTACCGGAAGGACTACGCCCGCGAGGCCGGTTACGAGGACGGCGACTTCGAGACCTGGGCCACCGAACCGATAACCTGGGAGGAGTGGTCGAATCTCGCGGAAGAAGTCGTCGACGCCTCTGACGCCGAGTTCGGCCTCTCGACACAGTGGGACGTCTACGAGGGGACGTCCTGTTGTACGTTCAACGAAGTGTTGAGCTCCTGGGGCGGTGCGTACTTCGGCGGGCGGGACAACCTGTTTGGCCCGGTCGGCGAGCGACCCGTCACCGTCGACGAACCTGAGTTCGTCGACTCGCTCCGGATGATGCGAACGTTCGTCGACGAGGAGTACGACGACGCTCTCGAGGGCTACGCGTCCGGCGTCGCCCCCTCCGACATCACCTCCTGGACCGAGGACGAGTCGTTGCCCGAGTTCGAGAACGGCAACGCGGCGTTTCACCGCAACTGGCCGTACGCGATCCGGGCCGGCGCCGAGGAACACGGCGTCGACAACGTCGGCACGATGCCGATTCCCTACGCCGTCACCGAGGACGAGGCGAACCAGTCCGGTACCGGCGGGACGACTTCCGCCCTCGGGGGTTGGCACATCGTGCTCAACCCGAACTCGAACAACCTCGAGCAGGCACGCGAGGTGTTGCGGGTGTCGATGGAGGACGACTTGCTGCTGGGCATCCTCGACATCTGGGGCTGGCTCCCGCCCAAGCCCGAACTCTTCGAGTCCGAGGAGGCCGAGAGCATCGAGCCGATGGGCGCGTACATGAACACGCTTCGCCTCGCCGGCGAGAACACGATGCCCCGACCCGTCACGGAGGTCTGGGGTACCGAGTCGACGCGGATCGCCGAGGAAGCCAACAGCGCGGTTTCGGGATCGAAGGACCCCGAGGACGCCGCCACGGACCTCCAGACCGCTCTCGAGGACATCGAATCGGGGTGA
- a CDS encoding CopG family ribbon-helix-helix protein has translation MAVVSVSMPDALLERIDQFADDHGYTGRSEVVREASRNLLGEFEDTRLEGRELMGIVTVMFDYETTSVEERMMRLRHEHESLVASNFHSHVGDHFCMELFVLEGSLEDISTFVGKIRATKDVLSVDYSVNPVDGLETISE, from the coding sequence ATGGCCGTCGTTAGCGTCTCGATGCCGGATGCGTTGCTCGAGCGAATCGATCAGTTCGCCGACGATCACGGATACACGGGTCGGAGCGAAGTCGTCAGGGAAGCCTCCAGAAACCTCCTCGGCGAGTTCGAGGACACCCGACTCGAGGGTCGCGAACTCATGGGCATCGTCACCGTCATGTTCGACTACGAGACGACCAGCGTCGAGGAGCGAATGATGCGCCTCCGTCACGAACACGAGTCGCTCGTCGCCTCGAACTTTCACAGCCACGTCGGCGATCACTTCTGCATGGAACTGTTCGTCCTGGAGGGGTCGCTCGAGGACATCTCGACGTTCGTCGGCAAGATCCGGGCGACGAAGGACGTCCTCTCGGTCGATTACTCGGTCAATCCGGTCGACGGACTCGAGACGATTAGCGAGTGA
- a CDS encoding DUF2062 domain-containing protein — MQDRVRHALRTAWEEEHTPHEVATSFAIGIFVTALPTGGLGIGSFFLFAYWWSWISKPAIFSSVAVLNPAIKPAVYLGSFYVGATLFGTDPIIVSEWAHLETALLLIQLLLIGNLILAVLLAGVAYVAAYYLVQNYVENADKQTASPADDLPTPFWRK, encoded by the coding sequence GTGCAGGACCGGGTCCGGCACGCGCTCCGGACGGCGTGGGAAGAGGAACACACGCCCCACGAGGTCGCGACGAGTTTCGCCATCGGCATCTTCGTCACGGCCCTGCCGACCGGCGGGCTCGGAATCGGCTCGTTTTTTCTATTCGCGTACTGGTGGTCCTGGATCTCGAAGCCCGCGATCTTCTCCTCCGTAGCCGTCCTGAATCCCGCCATCAAACCCGCCGTCTATCTCGGGAGCTTCTACGTCGGTGCAACCCTCTTCGGCACCGACCCCATTATCGTCTCCGAGTGGGCACACCTCGAGACCGCCCTGCTGTTGATCCAGCTCCTGCTCATCGGAAACCTCATACTCGCGGTGTTGCTCGCCGGCGTCGCCTACGTCGCGGCGTACTACCTGGTCCAGAACTACGTCGAGAACGCTGACAAGCAGACGGCCTCCCCGGCCGACGACCTCCCCACTCCGTTCTGGCGGAAGTAG
- a CDS encoding AIR synthase family protein: protein MPGKVHPDDLVAHVFGRTGDADDSVLQGPATGEDAAVIDWPGGHLVVSSDPISLAASEVGTLGVHIACNDVAASGADPRWLTTVILLPSSAADDGDDTLETVTRDLDAAARSLGATIVGGHSEYVDALERPLVSLTAMGAAERVLETGGARPGDHVLLTKAAAIEGTAILAADFGEQLGVDEATRSSAETFLAEVSVVPDARILREYANAMHDPTEGGVTAGLLELAQASGVRLEVDRDAIPVRSETATLCRAAEVDPLRIFGSGALLATIPDDDLEACLDSLSAADIEAAVVGRVQALEGDAKRPSLVLDGETITDPVMDDLYPLWEGSDV from the coding sequence ATGCCCGGCAAAGTCCACCCCGACGACCTCGTGGCGCACGTCTTCGGCCGGACCGGCGACGCCGACGACTCCGTCCTGCAGGGTCCGGCGACGGGCGAGGACGCCGCGGTCATCGACTGGCCCGGCGGTCACCTCGTCGTGAGTTCCGACCCCATCTCGCTCGCCGCCAGCGAAGTCGGCACCCTCGGCGTTCACATCGCCTGCAACGACGTCGCCGCTAGCGGGGCCGACCCTCGCTGGCTCACGACCGTCATCCTGCTCCCTTCGTCGGCGGCTGACGACGGAGACGACACCCTCGAGACCGTCACCCGCGACCTGGACGCCGCCGCTCGCTCGCTGGGGGCGACCATCGTCGGCGGCCACTCCGAGTACGTCGACGCCCTCGAGCGCCCGCTGGTCTCGCTGACCGCGATGGGCGCCGCCGAACGCGTCCTGGAGACCGGCGGCGCCAGACCGGGCGACCACGTGCTCCTGACGAAAGCCGCCGCCATCGAGGGGACGGCCATCCTGGCGGCGGATTTTGGCGAGCAACTCGGCGTCGACGAGGCGACGCGCTCGAGTGCCGAGACGTTCCTGGCGGAGGTCAGCGTCGTCCCCGACGCCCGAATCCTCCGGGAGTACGCGAATGCGATGCACGACCCGACTGAAGGCGGCGTGACGGCCGGCCTGCTCGAACTCGCCCAGGCCTCGGGGGTTCGACTCGAGGTAGACCGCGACGCGATTCCGGTTCGGTCGGAGACGGCGACTCTCTGTAGGGCTGCCGAAGTCGACCCGCTGCGGATATTCGGCTCCGGAGCCCTGCTCGCGACGATTCCCGACGACGACCTCGAGGCGTGTCTCGACTCGCTTTCGGCGGCCGACATCGAGGCGGCGGTCGTCGGTCGCGTCCAGGCGCTCGAAGGCGACGCCAAACGACCGTCGCTCGTCCTGGACGGCGAGACCATCACCGACCCGGTGATGGACGACCTCTATCCGCTCTGGGAGGGGAGCGACGTCTGA